One Sphaerisporangium krabiense DNA segment encodes these proteins:
- the cbiQ gene encoding cobalt ECF transporter T component CbiQ yields the protein MGAGHHHQLYRPGDTVVHRLPPQCKLPAVAAFAVVVVATPRDAFWAFGVYALLLAAVAALARVPAGFVLRRMVIEVPFVVFAVALPVIGLGERVEVLGLSLSAEGLWAAWNILAKATLGVVASILLAATTEPRMMLLGARRLRLPPLLVQIAMFMLRYMDVILDEMRRMRVARESRGFAARDVRQLPVLAKSAGALFIRSYERGERVHLAMLSRGYNGSMPIIDDIAAPAASWAVAAALPAAALVTAALSWSLA from the coding sequence GTGGGCGCCGGGCACCACCACCAGCTCTACCGGCCGGGGGACACGGTGGTCCACCGCCTGCCCCCGCAGTGCAAGCTGCCCGCCGTGGCCGCGTTCGCCGTCGTCGTGGTCGCCACCCCGAGGGACGCCTTCTGGGCCTTCGGGGTGTACGCCCTGCTGCTGGCGGCGGTGGCGGCCCTGGCCCGCGTGCCCGCGGGGTTCGTGCTGCGGCGCATGGTGATCGAGGTGCCGTTCGTGGTCTTCGCGGTCGCGCTGCCGGTCATCGGGCTGGGGGAGCGCGTCGAGGTCCTCGGCCTGTCGCTCAGCGCCGAGGGGCTCTGGGCGGCGTGGAACATCCTGGCCAAGGCGACGCTCGGCGTCGTCGCCAGCATCCTGCTCGCCGCCACGACCGAGCCGCGCATGATGCTGCTCGGCGCGCGGCGGCTCCGGCTGCCCCCCTTGCTCGTGCAGATCGCGATGTTCATGCTGCGCTACATGGACGTCATCCTGGACGAGATGCGCCGCATGCGCGTCGCCCGCGAGTCGCGCGGCTTCGCGGCCCGCGACGTCCGCCAGCTCCCCGTGCTGGCCAAGTCGGCGGGCGCGCTGTTCATCCGCTCCTACGAGCGGGGGGAGCGGGTGCACCTGGCCATGCTCAGCAGGGGGTACAACGGGTCCATGCCCATCATCGACGACATCGCGGCCCCGGCGGCGAGCTGGGCCGTCGCCGCCGCCCTCCCGGCGGCCGCGCTGGTCACGGCCGCGCTCTCCTGGAGCCTCGCGTGA
- a CDS encoding SDR family NAD(P)-dependent oxidoreductase, translating to MDLNGAAAIISGGASGLGEATARELARIGATVVIADVNAERGKAIADELGGVFAHTDVSDETSVQAAVDAAVATGRPLRGVINSAGIGWAARTVARDGAPHDLAAYRRVIDINLIGTFNLMRIGAAAIAKTDPVDEDGQRGVVVNTASVAGIEGQTGQVAYSASKGGIIGMTLPAARDLAAIGVRVLTICPGIIDTPIYGSGPEAEAFKAKLSAPVPFPKRMGRASEFARLVRSLVENDYMNGEVIRFDGGIRFQPK from the coding sequence ATGGACCTGAACGGAGCAGCAGCAATCATCTCAGGCGGTGCCAGCGGCCTCGGTGAGGCCACGGCTCGCGAACTGGCGCGCATCGGCGCCACGGTCGTCATCGCCGACGTCAACGCCGAGCGCGGCAAGGCGATCGCCGACGAGCTCGGCGGGGTCTTCGCGCACACCGACGTCTCCGACGAGACCTCGGTCCAGGCGGCGGTGGACGCCGCCGTGGCGACGGGCAGGCCCCTGCGCGGTGTGATCAACAGCGCCGGCATCGGCTGGGCGGCCCGCACGGTGGCCCGCGACGGCGCGCCGCACGATCTGGCCGCCTACCGGCGCGTGATCGACATCAACCTGATCGGCACGTTCAACCTCATGCGGATCGGCGCCGCCGCGATCGCCAAGACCGACCCGGTGGACGAGGACGGTCAGCGCGGCGTCGTCGTCAACACCGCCTCGGTGGCGGGCATCGAGGGACAGACCGGCCAGGTCGCCTACTCCGCCTCCAAGGGCGGCATCATCGGCATGACCCTGCCCGCCGCGCGCGACCTGGCCGCGATCGGCGTCCGGGTGCTGACGATCTGCCCCGGCATCATCGACACCCCGATCTACGGGAGCGGCCCGGAGGCCGAGGCGTTCAAGGCCAAGCTGTCCGCGCCGGTCCCCTTCCCCAAGCGCATGGGCCGCGCGTCGGAGTTCGCGCGGCTCGTCCGCTCGCTGGTCGAGAACGACTACATGAACGGCGAGGTCATCCGCTTCGACGGCGGCATCCGCTTCCAGCCCAAGTGA
- a CDS encoding MFS transporter, whose product MAGVVQAGLKRIAVDTRPMGRPAYRRLLLGQGVSFIGFQLTSVAVSAQVFDITGSSLWVGLLGPANLVPLVVFGLWGGAVADAVDRRKLLLTGSVVAWLATLALLVQAAAGWGNVYVILAATAVQATGFAVTSPTRGAIIPRLVPLEHVAAANTLNYLVSSIGSVVGPLLAGLVLAQGGYGTAYLIDAVLFGAGFYAAVRLPALEPLGAVSRPGLRSVTDGLRYIARQPIVMMSFAVDIIAMAFAMPRALFPEMAAERFGGSAVAFGWLSASLAIGAVAAGLMSGWVGRIHRQGVALTVAIALWGLTVAAAAFAGPLWLIVLLLAVSGGIDMVSAVWRQTILQTYAPDEMRGRMQGVFMVVVAGGPRLGDLRAGATSSAVGLVPAWAGGGFLCALLVVITGLAVRSFWKYDTRQKR is encoded by the coding sequence ATGGCGGGGGTCGTCCAGGCAGGACTCAAGCGGATCGCCGTCGATACCCGGCCCATGGGCCGGCCGGCGTATCGGCGGCTGCTGCTCGGGCAGGGCGTCTCCTTCATCGGCTTCCAGCTCACCTCGGTCGCGGTCAGCGCCCAGGTGTTCGACATCACCGGGTCCTCGCTGTGGGTGGGCCTGCTCGGCCCGGCCAACCTCGTCCCGCTCGTGGTGTTCGGCCTGTGGGGCGGCGCCGTCGCCGACGCGGTCGACCGTCGTAAGCTCCTGCTCACCGGCTCGGTCGTCGCCTGGCTCGCCACCCTCGCCCTGCTGGTGCAGGCCGCGGCGGGCTGGGGCAACGTCTACGTCATCCTCGCCGCCACGGCCGTCCAGGCCACCGGCTTCGCCGTCACCTCGCCCACCCGCGGCGCGATCATCCCGAGGCTCGTCCCCTTGGAGCACGTCGCCGCGGCCAACACCCTCAACTACCTGGTCAGCAGCATCGGCTCGGTGGTCGGCCCCCTGCTCGCCGGCCTCGTGCTCGCCCAGGGCGGGTACGGGACGGCCTACCTGATCGACGCGGTCCTGTTCGGCGCCGGGTTCTACGCGGCGGTGCGGCTGCCGGCCCTGGAGCCGCTCGGCGCCGTGTCCCGGCCCGGACTGCGCTCGGTCACCGACGGCCTGCGCTACATCGCCAGGCAGCCGATCGTCATGATGTCCTTCGCCGTCGACATCATCGCCATGGCCTTCGCCATGCCGCGGGCGCTGTTCCCCGAGATGGCGGCCGAGCGGTTCGGCGGGTCCGCCGTCGCGTTCGGCTGGCTCTCGGCGAGCCTGGCCATCGGCGCGGTCGCGGCCGGCCTGATGTCCGGGTGGGTCGGGCGCATCCACCGCCAGGGCGTGGCGCTCACCGTGGCCATCGCGTTGTGGGGCCTGACCGTCGCCGCCGCGGCCTTCGCGGGGCCGCTCTGGCTGATCGTGCTCCTGCTCGCCGTCTCGGGCGGCATCGACATGGTGTCGGCGGTGTGGCGGCAGACGATCCTGCAGACCTACGCCCCCGACGAGATGCGCGGGCGCATGCAGGGCGTGTTCATGGTCGTCGTCGCCGGCGGGCCGAGGCTCGGAGACCTGAGGGCCGGCGCGACGTCGAGCGCGGTCGGTCTCGTGCCCGCCTGGGCGGGCGGCGGATTCCTGTGCGCGCTGCTCGTCGTGATCACCGGATTGGCCGTGCGGTCCTTCTGGAAATACGACACGCGCCAGAAGCGTTGA
- a CDS encoding citrate synthase 2, which produces MSDFKPGLEGVVAFETEIAEPDKEGGALRYRGVDIEELVGRVSYGNVWGLLVDNKFKPGLPPAEPYPIPVHSGDIRVDVQSALAMLAPAYGFRQLLDIDENQVRDDLARASVTALSFVAQSARGLGLPMVPQSRVDEADTIVERFMIRWRGEPDPKHVKAIDAYWTSAAEHGMNASTFTARVIASTGADVAAALSGAVGAMSGPLHGGAPARVLHMIEEVERIGDAETYVKNALDSGERLMGFGHRVYRAEDPRARVLRRTAQELNAPRYEVACALEKAALAELHARKPDRVLATNVEFWAAIMLDFAEVPSHMFTSMFTCARTAGWAAHILEQKRTGRLVRPSARYVGPPQRSINDVPGAAEVVGKS; this is translated from the coding sequence ATGTCCGACTTCAAACCCGGGTTGGAAGGCGTCGTAGCGTTCGAGACCGAGATCGCGGAACCGGACAAAGAGGGGGGCGCCCTCCGCTACCGGGGCGTCGACATCGAAGAGCTGGTCGGCCGCGTGTCCTACGGGAACGTCTGGGGCCTGCTCGTGGACAACAAGTTCAAGCCGGGTCTGCCCCCGGCCGAGCCGTACCCGATCCCCGTCCACTCCGGTGACATCCGCGTCGACGTCCAGAGCGCCCTCGCCATGCTGGCGCCGGCCTACGGGTTCCGCCAGCTTCTCGACATCGACGAGAACCAGGTCCGCGACGATCTCGCGCGCGCCTCGGTGACCGCCCTGTCCTTCGTCGCCCAGTCCGCCCGCGGGCTCGGCCTGCCCATGGTTCCGCAGTCCCGCGTCGACGAGGCCGACACGATCGTCGAGCGCTTCATGATCCGCTGGCGCGGCGAGCCCGACCCCAAGCACGTCAAGGCCATCGACGCCTACTGGACCTCCGCCGCCGAGCACGGCATGAACGCCTCCACGTTCACCGCCCGCGTCATCGCCTCGACCGGCGCCGACGTGGCCGCCGCGCTGTCGGGCGCCGTCGGCGCGATGTCCGGCCCGCTGCACGGCGGCGCGCCCGCGCGCGTGCTGCACATGATCGAGGAGGTCGAGCGCATCGGCGACGCGGAGACCTACGTCAAGAACGCCCTGGACTCCGGCGAGCGCCTGATGGGCTTCGGCCACCGGGTGTACCGCGCCGAGGACCCGCGGGCCCGCGTGCTGCGCCGCACCGCCCAGGAGCTCAACGCGCCGCGCTACGAGGTGGCGTGCGCGCTGGAAAAGGCCGCGCTGGCCGAGCTGCACGCCCGCAAGCCCGACCGCGTCCTCGCGACGAACGTGGAGTTCTGGGCCGCGATCATGCTGGACTTCGCCGAGGTCCCTTCGCACATGTTCACCTCCATGTTCACCTGTGCGCGCACCGCGGGCTGGGCCGCACACATCCTGGAGCAGAAGCGCACCGGACGCCTCGTGCGGCCGAGCGCGCGTTACGTCGGCCCGCCGCAGCGCTCGATCAACGACGTGCCGGGCGCGGCCGAGGTCGTCGGCAAGAGCTGA
- a CDS encoding BlaI/MecI/CopY family transcriptional regulator: protein MNNLGSLESAIMEVLWDSPHPLLVREVLSLLNEGAEKPLAYTTVQTVAERLARKGLVRRTAERKAFRYSASRTRDEHVTAVMLEALAASPDRAPVLSCFARSVDLDDALRLLEELARRTAGHGDLGGGGPGWVPPPSS from the coding sequence GTGAACAATCTGGGGTCCTTGGAGAGCGCCATCATGGAGGTGCTCTGGGATTCCCCGCACCCTTTGCTCGTCCGCGAGGTGCTGAGCCTGCTCAACGAGGGGGCGGAAAAGCCGCTCGCGTACACCACGGTCCAGACCGTCGCCGAGCGGCTGGCCAGGAAGGGCCTGGTGCGGCGCACCGCCGAGCGCAAGGCGTTCCGCTACTCCGCGAGCCGCACCCGTGACGAACACGTCACCGCCGTGATGCTGGAGGCCCTCGCCGCGAGCCCCGACCGGGCTCCCGTGCTGTCCTGCTTCGCCCGCAGCGTCGACCTGGACGACGCCCTGCGCCTCCTGGAGGAGCTCGCCCGGCGCACCGCCGGGCACGGCGACCTCGGGGGTGGCGGCCCCGGCTGGGTGCCGCCACCGTCCTCCTGA
- a CDS encoding crotonase/enoyl-CoA hydratase family protein, producing MSDEVLVEVDGGVAVITINRPEVRNAINGAVARGVAAALDELEERKDVSVYVLTGAGGNFSAGMDLKGFLSGDLPVVEGRGFGGITEGPPRKPVVAAVEGYALAGGFELVLSCDIVVASREARFGLPEPKRGLVAAAGGIMRLPRRIPYHIAMEIALTGDFYPADRLRELGLVNRVTPPGEALAAAREVAEKIAANAPLALLATKRIVVESADWPREEMFARQAAISGPVFGSKDAQEGAAAFAQKRAPRWTGE from the coding sequence ATGTCCGACGAGGTTCTCGTCGAGGTGGACGGCGGCGTCGCCGTCATCACCATCAACAGGCCCGAGGTCAGGAACGCCATCAACGGGGCGGTCGCGCGCGGCGTGGCGGCGGCGCTGGACGAGCTGGAGGAGCGCAAGGACGTCTCGGTGTACGTCCTGACCGGGGCGGGCGGCAACTTCTCCGCGGGCATGGACCTGAAGGGTTTCCTGAGCGGTGACCTTCCCGTCGTCGAGGGGCGAGGGTTCGGCGGCATCACCGAGGGTCCGCCGAGGAAGCCCGTCGTCGCGGCCGTGGAGGGGTATGCGCTGGCCGGCGGGTTCGAGCTGGTGCTGTCCTGCGACATCGTCGTGGCGTCGCGGGAGGCCAGGTTCGGCCTGCCGGAGCCGAAGCGCGGCCTGGTGGCGGCCGCGGGCGGGATCATGCGGCTGCCCCGCCGCATCCCGTACCACATCGCCATGGAGATCGCCTTGACCGGCGACTTCTACCCGGCCGACCGGCTGCGCGAGCTGGGGCTGGTCAACCGGGTGACCCCGCCGGGGGAGGCGCTGGCGGCGGCCAGGGAGGTCGCGGAGAAGATCGCCGCGAACGCGCCGCTGGCGCTGCTGGCGACCAAGCGGATCGTGGTGGAGTCCGCCGACTGGCCGCGCGAGGAGATGTTCGCGCGGCAGGCGGCGATCAGCGGTCCGGTGTTCGGCTCCAAGGACGCCCAGGAGGGCGCGGCGGCGTTCGCGCAGAAGCGGGCGCCCCGGTGGACCGGAGAATGA
- a CDS encoding STAS domain-containing protein (This anti-anti-sigma factor, or anti-sigma factor antagonist, belongs to a family that includes characterized members SpoIIAA, RsbV, RsfA, and RsfB.) — MKLRLARRVYADAVVVAVEGELDLFTAPFLRDEVREAILQDANRLVLDLDKLSFMDSSGLSVLIEAWRLATGEGGGVSLAAPQPPVARILRTTGLDRRIKVYADVDAAISGEI, encoded by the coding sequence ATGAAATTGCGGCTCGCGCGACGCGTGTACGCCGATGCCGTCGTGGTCGCGGTCGAAGGCGAGCTGGATCTTTTCACGGCGCCGTTCCTGCGCGACGAGGTGCGCGAGGCCATCCTGCAGGACGCCAACCGCCTCGTCCTCGACCTCGACAAGCTGTCGTTCATGGATTCGAGCGGCCTGTCGGTGCTGATCGAGGCGTGGCGCCTCGCGACCGGCGAGGGCGGCGGCGTCTCCCTGGCCGCCCCGCAGCCTCCGGTGGCGCGCATCTTACGGACGACCGGCCTCGACCGCCGCATCAAGGTGTACGCCGACGTCGACGCCGCGATCTCCGGCGAGATTTGA
- a CDS encoding energy-coupling factor ABC transporter ATP-binding protein, which yields MPPSLRVGELAYAYPDGTQALFGVDLTIGRGERVALLGPNGAGKTTLVMHLNGILTAGHGTVEVAGLPVRKDTLPEIRRRVGLVFQDPDDQLFMPTVREDVAFGPANLGVRGAELELRVKEALEQVGLPDIADRPPHHLSFGQRRRVAVATVLAMRPEILVLDEPSSNLDPASRRELAQILRSLDVTVLMVTHDLPYALELCERSLILSGGVIAADGPTREILADDALLAAHRLELPFGFAVADRPA from the coding sequence GTGCCCCCGTCGCTGCGGGTCGGCGAGCTCGCCTACGCCTACCCCGACGGCACCCAGGCGCTGTTCGGCGTCGATCTCACCATCGGGCGCGGCGAGCGGGTGGCGCTGCTCGGCCCGAACGGCGCGGGGAAGACCACGCTGGTCATGCACCTCAACGGCATCCTGACCGCCGGGCACGGGACCGTCGAGGTCGCCGGCCTGCCGGTACGCAAGGACACCTTGCCCGAGATCCGCCGCAGGGTCGGGCTGGTGTTCCAGGATCCCGACGACCAGTTGTTCATGCCCACGGTGCGCGAGGACGTGGCGTTCGGCCCGGCCAACCTCGGCGTGCGCGGCGCCGAGCTGGAGCTGCGGGTCAAGGAGGCCCTGGAACAGGTCGGGCTGCCCGACATCGCCGACCGGCCGCCGCACCACCTGTCCTTCGGGCAGCGCCGCCGGGTGGCGGTGGCCACGGTGCTGGCCATGCGGCCGGAGATCCTCGTGCTGGACGAGCCGTCCTCCAACCTCGACCCGGCCTCGCGCCGCGAGCTGGCGCAGATCCTGCGGTCCCTGGACGTCACGGTGCTGATGGTCACGCACGACCTGCCGTACGCCCTGGAGCTGTGCGAACGCTCGCTCATCCTGTCCGGAGGCGTGATCGCGGCCGACGGCCCCACCCGCGAGATCCTCGCCGACGACGCCCTGCTCGCCGCGCACCGCCTGGAGCTGCCGTTCGGCTTCGCGGTGGCCGACCGCCCCGCCTGA
- the serC gene encoding phosphoserine transaminase — translation MADIEIPADLKPADGRFGCGPSKVRPEQLAALASAGAGLMGTSHRQKPVKNLVRRVRDGLTDLFSLPEGYEVVLGNGGTTAFWDIAAFGLIKERSQHLNFGEFSSKFAAVAAKAPWLGDPSVIKSEPGSHPLPSAEAGIDVYALTHNETSTGVAMPIKRVGGDDSLVLVDATSGAGGLPVEAGEFDVYYFAPQKSFASDGGLWIALFSPRALARVEEITASGRYVPEFFSLPTAIDNSAKDQTYNTPAVATLFLLAEQLDWMNGNGGLAWTTGRTADSASRLYTWAEKTSYTTPFVADPAQRSNVVGTIDFVGEVDAAEVAKVLRANGIVDTEPYRKLGRNQLRIAMFPSIDPDDVEALTACVDHVVERL, via the coding sequence GTGGCTGACATCGAGATTCCCGCTGACCTCAAGCCCGCGGACGGCCGTTTCGGCTGTGGGCCTTCGAAAGTACGTCCGGAGCAGCTCGCCGCCCTGGCCTCCGCCGGCGCGGGCCTCATGGGCACCTCCCACCGGCAGAAGCCGGTCAAGAACCTCGTCCGCCGGGTCCGCGACGGCCTGACCGACCTGTTCTCGCTCCCCGAGGGGTACGAGGTCGTGCTCGGCAACGGCGGCACCACCGCGTTCTGGGACATCGCGGCGTTCGGGCTGATCAAGGAGAGGTCCCAGCACCTGAACTTCGGCGAGTTCTCCTCGAAGTTCGCCGCCGTGGCGGCCAAGGCGCCGTGGCTGGGCGACCCGTCGGTGATCAAGTCCGAGCCGGGAAGCCACCCGCTGCCCTCGGCCGAGGCCGGGATCGACGTCTACGCGCTCACCCACAACGAGACCTCGACCGGCGTCGCCATGCCGATCAAGCGGGTCGGCGGCGACGACTCGCTGGTGCTGGTGGACGCCACCTCCGGCGCGGGCGGCCTGCCCGTCGAGGCCGGCGAGTTCGACGTCTACTACTTCGCCCCGCAGAAGAGCTTCGCCTCCGACGGCGGCCTGTGGATCGCGCTGTTCTCTCCGCGCGCGCTGGCCCGGGTCGAGGAGATCACCGCGAGCGGCCGGTACGTGCCCGAGTTCTTCAGCCTGCCGACGGCCATCGACAACTCGGCCAAGGACCAGACCTACAACACTCCGGCCGTGGCCACGCTGTTCCTGCTCGCCGAGCAGCTCGACTGGATGAACGGCAACGGCGGCCTGGCCTGGACCACCGGGCGCACGGCCGACTCGGCCTCCCGGCTCTACACCTGGGCCGAGAAGACGTCCTACACCACGCCGTTCGTGGCCGACCCCGCGCAGCGCTCCAACGTCGTCGGCACGATCGACTTCGTCGGCGAGGTGGACGCCGCCGAGGTGGCGAAGGTCCTGCGCGCCAACGGCATCGTGGACACCGAGCCGTACCGCAAGCTCGGCCGCAACCAGCTCCGCATCGCGATGTTCCCGTCCATCGACCCCGACGACGTCGAGGCGCTGACGGCGTGCGTCGACCACGTGGTCGAGCGCCTCTAG
- a CDS encoding energy-coupling factor ABC transporter permease, translating to MHVPDGFFDAAVSIGAGAFAVAGLGVCLRGARRELDDRTAPMAGLVAAFIFAVQMLNFPVAAGTSGHLLGGALAAVLVGPYTAVLCVAVVLLVQGFFFADGGLTALGVNISLMAIVTAVVGWAVFRLVARALPRGRAAVPVAAFAGALVSVPASALVFTLLFWIGGTAPIDVSSVAVAMGGVHVLIGIGEGLITALTVSSVLAVRPDLVYGARGLTAPLRLRRDGVETEVAPEPAPAPARSPRPLLVGGALVAVLLAGVVSFYASSSPDGLEKVAGDKGLNAQERDHALGDSPLADYGVKGVGNERLAVGVAGVAGVGITVLAGGAIFYGVRRRARHGESVVRTGA from the coding sequence GTGCACGTACCTGACGGTTTCTTCGACGCAGCGGTGTCCATCGGGGCCGGAGCCTTCGCCGTGGCGGGGCTCGGCGTCTGCCTGCGCGGCGCGCGCCGCGAGCTGGACGACCGCACCGCCCCCATGGCCGGCCTCGTGGCGGCGTTCATCTTCGCCGTCCAGATGCTCAACTTCCCCGTCGCCGCCGGCACCAGCGGTCACCTCCTCGGGGGCGCCCTCGCCGCCGTGCTCGTCGGGCCGTACACCGCCGTGCTCTGCGTCGCCGTCGTCCTGCTCGTCCAGGGCTTCTTCTTCGCGGACGGCGGCCTGACGGCCCTGGGCGTCAACATCTCGCTGATGGCGATCGTGACGGCCGTCGTGGGATGGGCGGTGTTCCGCCTGGTCGCCCGCGCCCTGCCGCGCGGGCGCGCCGCGGTCCCCGTCGCCGCGTTCGCCGGGGCCCTGGTCTCGGTCCCCGCCTCCGCGCTGGTGTTCACGCTGCTGTTCTGGATCGGCGGCACCGCGCCGATCGACGTGTCCTCGGTCGCGGTCGCCATGGGCGGCGTGCACGTCCTCATCGGCATCGGCGAGGGTCTGATCACGGCGCTGACGGTGAGCAGCGTGCTGGCCGTGCGCCCCGACCTCGTGTACGGCGCGCGGGGCCTCACCGCGCCGCTGAGGCTGCGCAGGGACGGCGTCGAGACCGAGGTCGCCCCCGAGCCCGCGCCCGCGCCGGCCCGGAGCCCGCGCCCTCTGCTGGTCGGCGGCGCGCTGGTGGCCGTCCTGCTCGCCGGGGTGGTCTCCTTCTACGCCTCCAGCAGCCCCGACGGCCTGGAGAAGGTCGCCGGCGACAAGGGCCTGAACGCCCAGGAGCGCGACCACGCCCTCGGCGACTCGCCGCTGGCCGACTACGGCGTCAAGGGCGTCGGCAACGAGCGCCTGGCCGTCGGCGTCGCCGGCGTGGCCGGGGTGGGCATCACGGTGCTGGCCGGAGGAGCGATCTTCTACGGGGTCCGCCGCCGCGCCCGCCACGGCGAGAGCGTCGTGCGAACGGGCGCGTAG
- the pdxH gene encoding pyridoxamine 5'-phosphate oxidase: MDAASSPPYFSGLRRTYEGRPLNESDMAPDPVTQFASWFADAVEAGLPEPNAMVLATSSAGGLPTARTVLLKGYDQQGFVFYTNYESRKGRDLAENPRACLLFPWHPLRRQVRVEGKVTKLPREDSAAYFHSRPYGSRVGAWASRQSAVVRSREELDARFRELAERWPEDPPVPDFWGGFRVVPTEVEFWQGQIDRMHDRLRYRRTKAGWTLERLAP, from the coding sequence GTGGATGCCGCATCGAGCCCGCCGTACTTCTCCGGGCTTCGCCGTACATACGAAGGTCGTCCTCTGAACGAGAGCGACATGGCCCCCGATCCGGTCACGCAGTTCGCGTCGTGGTTCGCCGACGCCGTCGAGGCCGGGCTGCCCGAGCCGAACGCCATGGTGCTGGCCACCTCCTCCGCGGGAGGCCTTCCCACTGCCAGGACGGTCCTGCTCAAGGGGTACGACCAGCAGGGGTTCGTCTTCTACACCAACTACGAGTCACGCAAGGGCCGCGACCTCGCCGAGAACCCGCGCGCATGCCTGTTGTTCCCCTGGCACCCCCTGCGCCGGCAGGTGCGCGTCGAGGGAAAAGTCACAAAATTGCCGCGCGAGGATTCCGCCGCTTATTTCCACTCCCGGCCGTACGGCTCGCGCGTCGGGGCCTGGGCCTCGCGTCAGTCGGCGGTCGTCCGGTCACGGGAGGAGCTGGACGCCCGGTTCCGCGAGCTGGCCGAGCGCTGGCCCGAGGACCCGCCCGTGCCCGACTTCTGGGGCGGGTTCCGCGTGGTCCCCACGGAGGTCGAGTTCTGGCAGGGGCAGATCGACCGCATGCACGACCGGCTCCGCTACCGGCGCACCAAGGCGGGGTGGACCCTGGAACGGCTCGCCCCCTGA
- a CDS encoding rhomboid family intramembrane serine protease — translation MNDYATGLTPERTSGASGYSGQAVRRRVGSLVTGAAAAAVVVALLVALEWAVEIADYIMPMDLDRLGIVAHDVNGLGGILMAPFLHAGFGHLMANTLPLAILGFLAALRGLGRFFAASLIIILVSGLGVWFLSAPGGLTVGASGLVFGYFGYVVTRGLFDRHILDIALGLGVALLYYSLIWGVLPGQPGISWQGHLFGLIGGVLAAWTLRRRRRALPA, via the coding sequence ATGAACGACTACGCGACCGGGCTGACCCCGGAACGTACGTCCGGAGCGTCCGGGTACTCCGGGCAGGCGGTCAGACGGCGCGTGGGCAGCCTGGTCACGGGGGCGGCGGCCGCCGCCGTGGTCGTGGCCCTCCTCGTGGCGCTCGAATGGGCCGTCGAGATCGCCGACTACATCATGCCGATGGACCTCGACCGGCTCGGCATCGTCGCCCACGACGTCAACGGCCTCGGGGGCATCCTGATGGCCCCGTTCCTGCACGCGGGCTTCGGTCACCTCATGGCGAACACGTTGCCGCTCGCCATTCTGGGTTTCCTCGCGGCCCTGCGCGGTCTCGGCCGCTTCTTCGCCGCCAGCCTGATCATCATCCTGGTGAGCGGGCTCGGCGTCTGGTTCCTCAGCGCTCCGGGCGGGCTCACGGTCGGGGCCAGCGGCCTCGTATTCGGCTATTTCGGATATGTCGTGACGCGCGGGCTTTTCGATAGGCACATCCTCGACATCGCCCTCGGCCTCGGCGTCGCCCTCCTCTACTACTCCCTGATCTGGGGCGTGCTCCCCGGTCAGCCCGGCATCTCGTGGCAGGGTCACCTGTTCGGGCTGATCGGCGGCGTCCTCGCCGCCTGGACGCTCCGCAGGAGGAGGCGCGCGCTCCCGGCCTGA